In Nostoc sphaeroides, the genomic window CGCGATCAAATTATTTCTCCATCAACCCAAACCTAAATGCTTTTGCAATGTTTGGCGCATGACTTCCACAGGTACAGTTTCCTGCTGTAACCAAATTTTTAATGCAGCTACCCCTTGTTGAACTAGCATTTCTAATCCATCGATCGCAATTGCGCCTTGTTTTTGTGCTTGCTCTAGAAATCGCGTCGGTTTAGGGATATATATTAAATCGTAAGCGATCGCACCCTTTGGTAAATTCGCTATTTCTTCTACACTCAAAGGCGACTCATTAACCTTGGGAAACATACCTATGGGGGTTGTGTTTACCAGCAAATTAGCTTGGGGAATTAGCTGGGGCAATTCTTCCCATTGATGAACTTGTAAGTTTTCGCTTATAAGTGAATTGTTCCAACTATGGCCAAATTCCTGTAATCTCTGCACATTACGCCCGACAACATGAATTTCCGCAAAACCTAGTTGGTGACAACCTGCGACAACTGCTCTAGCTGCGCCACCATTGCCTAAAATTACTGCTACCTTCTGGCTCCAATCTTGCTTATATGTCGTCTGCAAAGGAGCAATAAATCCTTCTATATCTGTGTTTGTCCCCACCCATTGATTATTTTGGCGACTAACAGTAT contains:
- a CDS encoding shikimate dehydrogenase: MITGKTKLLGVIGYPVEHSLSPAMHNAALAKLVVDIAHLGLDYVYLPFPIAPQNLEIAIAGFAAIGVVGFSVTIPHKQAIMPLLSEITPVAQAIGAVNTVSRQNNQWVGTNTDIEGFIAPLQTTYKQDWSQKVAVILGNGGAARAVVAGCHQLGFAEIHVVGRNVQRLQEFGHSWNNSLISENLQVHQWEELPQLIPQANLLVNTTPIGMFPKVNESPLSVEEIANLPKGAIAYDLIYIPKPTRFLEQAQKQGAIAIDGLEMLVQQGVAALKIWLQQETVPVEVMRQTLQKHLGLG